TATACCGTCCACTTCTCCTTGACCTCTTGATATTAGACACACTATCGAACCATCTCAACATCAGGCCCCACTATGCCTACGCAATACCCAGTGGCCCAAAAATGATTACTCCAATATGGCTTCTTCTTCAGTTTACAGAACATATTTAAAATATCTATCGCTGTCCGACCTTCTCGACTGCCTTCCCGGCAGGTATCATAAACCGATACTCGAGACCCTAGACTAAATAACATTGGCCCATAACGTACTGAACCTGCGATGTACCCTTTGGATATGATTTTTAAACATCCGAGGCTACAAAATCTTTCCAAAGCGCTATAAAAACAATGAATACCATCCAAAACAAATTTAAGCCCCCGAAGAGGCATAGTGGCTACTTCTCACTCAACGCTGGGTTATCACTGGTTGAGCTTATTGTAACTGTTGCTATCTTAGGAATATTGGCCTCTGTTGCAGCGCCAAATATCCTCAATTGGCTACCAAATCTCCGTCTCAAAAATGCGGCTCGTGATGTCTATTCAACCTTTCAAAAGGCACGGCTCCTTGCCGTGAAACAAAATGTGACGGTCAGAGTACGATTCGATACTACAGTCAACCCAGGATTCTACTTTATTGATATCGACAATAGTGGCACTGTCAACCAACCAGACGAATATCAAATGAATTTATCAGCATATGGCAGCGGAGTTAATTTCGGTTTTCCTGCCGGACTCGTTGATTGGAATGGAGGTGCCATCGCCACCTCGGTTACTTTCCCAGGAGGACCTCCCCGTTTCTGTACTTATAATTCCAATGGCACATCCGGTGCCGGCACAATTTATTTAGTCAACAGCCAAGCTAGTATAGTTTATGCAATAACAACGGTAACCAGCGGAGCAGTTAAGATGAGGAAATATAACGGGATACTCCCGTTTCATAAAAGAAACTGGATCGAATAACGTGAACAGAATCTCATTTACATATCGCAACCAAACCGGATTCACTCTAGTTGAGATAATGATCACCCTTGCTATTTCAGGTCTCGTCATGGGAGCTGTTTACACATCGTTTCGCTCTCAACAGAATACCTATGTTGCCCAAGATCAGGTTGTTGAAGCACAGCAAAGTGTCAGGGCAGCAATGAATATGATGACCAGAGAAATCAGAATGGCAACCTATCACCCACTCACTGGTACTGGCGGCATAACAACCGCGCTAACAACCCAACTTATTTTCGCGACAGAAATCAACAATCTCGGCACGATGCAAACGATTGAATACCGACTTTATGATGCCTATGGTGACGGAGACAATGATATCGGTCGGGCAATAGATGGTGGCGCGATTGTTCCCTTAGCAGAAAACATCGATGCTCTGGAATTTTTATATTTAGACCAAGATAACAATCCTACAACAAACGTATCAAATATTAAAACCATCCAAATCTCAATATTGGCTCGTGCGAGTCATCCTGATCAGAATTTCACAAATACATTCGAATACTTTCCCGCTTCATGCCCACAACCTGCGCCACCAGCTGCACCTAACTATACCCTGGTGGATGGCACAAACATCGAACTCACGCTACCAGCCTGGGACTTGAATCCTGGCACACCCAATAATATCGCAGCAAATGATAACTTTCGCCGCCGTTTATTAATTACAACGGTACACTTGCGCAATTAGCTCACCCATCATATGGCTCCGCAACTGAACACCATGGCAAATCTTCTAATCAAAAATAATAACGGCTTCACCCTGATTGAAGTCCTGGTGACCATTACTGTTTTATCCATTGGCATCCTTGGCGCTGGGGCAATGCAACTCTCCGTATTAAACGGTAACGCCGGGTCATACGACTTGACAGAGGCCACAGCCCTGGCCCTGGACCAAGTCGAAAACATTATTGCTTTAGATTATAATGATCCCCTCTTTTCAGATGACAATGACACTCCCTATCAAAGGATTGGCGATCAAGTAGTTGGTGGGGGCTTGATGATAAGAACCATTAACAGCGTAGGCGACAACTCGGTAGTTTCTGATAATTATACCATCTTTATGGATATCACAGACAATGTGCCGGCAATTGATTCAAAGACTATCCGAGTAGATGTTGTCTGGACAGAAGGGGACAAGCTGAAAACAGTATCCATGAATTACATCAAAACCAGGTACTAATGGGGAGGTCTGGCATGTCACAGTTATCACCTGAAAAAATAGTACATAACGAAGAAGGGTTTGTCCTGGTTACGGCTCTTCTGGTGCTGGTGATCCTGGTTGTTATTGGAATTGCCTCTAATCAATCGACCAACGTCGAAAAACAGATTTCAGCTAATGATCGCATAGAAAAACAGGATTTTTTCAATCAAGAGACCTGCCTGGCAACAAGTAAAATGTTGTATACTACCTGGTTGACGACAGGCTTCATTACCGCTGGCGAAACTGTCGCAGCTTTCCCTCCAGTCATAAATCCAGGCGATGATGTCAATGGAAATGGCATTAACGATATTAGCGAGGTGTCTGACCCTAACGGCATCCCCCTTGCGTCCTTTGAAACTCGGTGCATGGAAAGGAATGAATTAACTGGCGCCCGCACAACCATCGCCAGTCTGTCTAACGAAGCTAATGATTTTCCGCCCATGTCACACAAGGACAAGCCCCCTCCAGGGTCCGGATTCAGTCCAAAAAATTTTGAAGTACGCCGATTCATCATAACCTGTCAGTCTCCCGATGCCGACCGAAACACCATACTCCAGGAAGGGGTGTACAAAGTCTTTAATAAATTTTAGTCCATCCTAGGCTACATTTTTTTATGTTGAATGCCTCATTCAAGAAAGGAGTACACACCATGAAAAAAATATTTTTCTTTTTAGTACCGGTACTGCTTGGCCTGGCCTATCCTTCTTGGGCGGACGATATTGACATTTATGGCGTAGCTAGTATCTCGGTCAAGCCCAATGTTCTTATCATCTTTGACAATTCCGGCAGTATGGGCACCAACGATATCCCTGGTGACCCCTATAATCCGGCAACAACTTATGCCGGGACCAAGACTAAAAATAATGTTTACAAGTCCGGGAACCTCTATTTTACGGATATCAATTCCGCTAACTGGCAATGTGCTACTGCCAAAACCAGCCTGCTTACCAAGGGGTGGTGGCAAGGAAAATTAAAAAAGAGTGGCGCTATCGTTACTTGCGGCGGAAATAGTTCAACACATTATAGACTGGGGAATTTTGAAAATTATGATGCTTTGAATATTGGCGACAATAGGACGAGAATGGAGGTCGCCAAGGAGGTTATTGCCAAGCTGATTAACGACAATTTTGATAAAGTAAATTTTGGCTTGATGAAGTTCAATGCCCAGAACACTAACTATACTATTGCCTCAGGCGGTCTTGGCACCGATGACAACAGATATGAAAGCGGATATATTGTTGCTAAATGCGGGGCCACCAAGGCAGATCTGATTGGCGCTTATAATCCTGCAGCCCCTCCTATCTACATTGATAACAACCAAGCTGGCTTAGGGTTCATAGGAAATATGTTTTCCGACACTTACACTCCGCTCGCCGAGACATTGACTGAGGCAGGACTCTACTTCTCCGGTAAAACAAGCTGGTTTAACGGCCTGACCGGCACCTACACCAACACCTGCACCAAAAGCAATATAAATTGCTATAGCTACACCAGCGACAGCCGGATCCAGTACAGATGCCAGAAGAACTACATCATTATCATGACCGATGGCGAGCCAACCCGAGACAACAATCCTCAAATGACAAGTGATATCTACCTCAACGGCAGAAAAATCCCCTATGCCAACAAGAATGGCAGCCCCAATTATCTCGAAGATGTCTCTTATTTCCTGGCCCAAAACGACCTTCGCGTTACAGGGACTAATCCAACGGCAGCAGATATTATCGCCATGGGTGAGCCGGGAGATTATGAAAATCAATCAATAACCACCTACACCATCGGTTTCAAAGAAAGTGTACCGATCCTAATAGATACCGCAAACAATGGTGGTGGCAAATACTATACTGCTGATAATGCCGACACTTTGAATGAAGCCCTCAACTCAATCATTATTGCCATTGCTGAAAGCAACGAGGGGTTCTCTGCGGCTGCGGTACCGGTCAGCAGGGCAAACAAGGCCTATGCGGGCAATTTTGTCTATTACGGTTTGTTCCAGCCTTTAAGTACAGGAAACTGGATTGGCAATCTGAAAAAATACGGTATTACCAACTATGGTGTTATTCAAGATGCCGATGGCTTGACGGCTGTGAGCAACGGGGTACTGCTTGATAACGCCAGGTCTTACTGGAGCGCCTCTCCGGATGGCCCCGCTGTTGGCAAGGGTGGCGCCGGTGCAAAGCTTCTTGGCGATATCGAAAATGGTTTCAGCCGAAAAATCTACACCTATACCGGCACCTCAAACACCCTCACCAATGCATCCAACCTTTTCACCACCACAAACGCCGCACTTACAAGCGGCGCCTACCCCGGACTCACGACCAACGTGATCTCTGCCGTCAGGCGTGAAAACGGGGAGTGGCCACTTGGAGATTTCCTCCACTCCCAACCCTACGTGGTCCATTATGATGACAATAATGATGGTACCGATGATCATACCATGATTTTTGCCGGAGCCAATGACGGTATGCTCCATTGTTTCGACGATAACGACGGCAGTGAAAAATGGGGGTTTATCCCTCAGGACCTTCTTGGTAATCTCGCTGCCTTAGAGCCTGACAACAGCCACCAATATTTTGTTGATGGCACACCAATGTTTTATGATTATGACCATGATGGCCTTACCACTACCCCACAGAAAAAAATGCTCCTTTTTGGTGAGCGCCGAGGCGGCAGCAGCTATACCGCTTTGGATATCAGCAGTTACGACTCTCCATTATTCAAGTATAGCATTAACATGAACTTTCTTGGGACTGGCGCTGAAATGCTTGGTCAATCCTGGGGTACCCCCCAACTCGTGCAGATGGGATATAAAGATGTTGGTGTTTATAAAACCAAAGACGTTTTTCTGATGGTCGGCGGCTATGACGACAATCAAGACAGTCTAACCCCTGCTGCAACAGACGCCAAAGGCCGCGCTCTCTTTGCCATCGACGCT
This is a stretch of genomic DNA from Desulfobulbaceae bacterium. It encodes these proteins:
- a CDS encoding prepilin-type N-terminal cleavage/methylation domain-containing protein, translating into MNTIQNKFKPPKRHSGYFSLNAGLSLVELIVTVAILGILASVAAPNILNWLPNLRLKNAARDVYSTFQKARLLAVKQNVTVRVRFDTTVNPGFYFIDIDNSGTVNQPDEYQMNLSAYGSGVNFGFPAGLVDWNGGAIATSVTFPGGPPRFCTYNSNGTSGAGTIYLVNSQASIVYAITTVTSGAVKMRKYNGILPFHKRNWIE
- a CDS encoding prepilin-type N-terminal cleavage/methylation domain-containing protein, coding for MTGYSRFIKETGSNNVNRISFTYRNQTGFTLVEIMITLAISGLVMGAVYTSFRSQQNTYVAQDQVVEAQQSVRAAMNMMTREIRMATYHPLTGTGGITTALTTQLIFATEINNLGTMQTIEYRLYDAYGDGDNDIGRAIDGGAIVPLAENIDALEFLYLDQDNNPTTNVSNIKTIQISILARASHPDQNFTNTFEYFPASCPQPAPPAAPNYTLVDGTNIELTLPAWDLNPGTPNNIAANDNFRRRLLITTVHLRN
- a CDS encoding prepilin-type N-terminal cleavage/methylation domain-containing protein, translating into MAPQLNTMANLLIKNNNGFTLIEVLVTITVLSIGILGAGAMQLSVLNGNAGSYDLTEATALALDQVENIIALDYNDPLFSDDNDTPYQRIGDQVVGGGLMIRTINSVGDNSVVSDNYTIFMDITDNVPAIDSKTIRVDVVWTEGDKLKTVSMNYIKTRY